A region of Neovison vison isolate M4711 chromosome 7, ASM_NN_V1, whole genome shotgun sequence DNA encodes the following proteins:
- the WNT11 gene encoding protein Wnt-11 isoform X2, producing MRARPRVCEALLFALALQTGVCYGIKWLALSKTPAALALNQTQHCKQLEGLVSAQVQLCRSNLELMHTVVHAAREVMKACRRAFADMRWNCSSIELAPNYLLDLERGTRESAFVYALSAAAISHAIARACTSGDLPGCSCGPVPGEPPGPGNRWGGCADNLSYGLLMGAKFSDAPMKVKKTGSQANKLMRLHNSEVGRQALRASLEMKCKCHGVSGSCSIRTCWKGLQELRDVAADLKTRYLSATKVVHRPMGTRKHLVPKDLDIRPVKDSELVYLQSSPDFCMKNEKVGSHGTQDRQCNKTSHGSDSCDLMCCGRGYNPYTDRVVERCHCKYHWCCYVTCRRCERTVERYVCK from the exons ATGAGGGCGCGGCCGCGGGTCTGCGAGGCGCTCCTCTTCGCCCTGGCGCTCCAGACCGGCGTATGCTACGGCATCAAGTGGCT GGCACTGTCCAAGACCCCGGCAGCCCTGGCGTTGAACCAGACGCAGCACTGCAAGCAGCTGGAGGGGCTGGTGTCTGCACAGGTGCAGCTCTGCCGTAGCAACCTGGAGCTCATGCACACCGTTGTGCACGCCGCCCGCGAGGTCATGAAGGCCTGCCGCAGGGCATTCGCCGACATGCGCTGGAACTGCTCCTCCATCGAGCTTGCCCCCAACTACCTGCTTGACCTGGAGAGAG GGACGCGGGAGTCAGCCTTCGTGTATGCGCTGTCGGCGGCCGCCATCAGCCACGCCATCGCCCGGGCCTGCACCTCCGGCGACCTGCCCGGCTGCTCCTGCGGCCCCGTCCCAGGTGAGCCACCCGGGCCCGGGAACCGCTGGGGAGGATGTGCGGACAACCTCAGCTACGGGCTCCTCATGGGGGCCAAGTTTTCCGATGCTCCTATGAAGGTGAAAAAAACAGGATCCCAAGCCAATAAACTGATGCGTCTACACAACAGTGAAGTGGGGAGACAG gctctgcgtgcctctctggaAATGAAGTGTAAGTGCCACGGGGTGTCTGGCTCCTGCTCTATCCGCACCTGCTGGAAGGGGCTGCAGGAGCTCCGGGATGTGGCCGCTGACCTCAAGACCCGCTACCTGTCGGCCACCAAGGTCGTGCACCGACCCATGGGCACCCGCAAGCACCTGGTGCCCAAGGACCTGGATATCAGGCCTGTGAAGGACTCAGAGCTTGTCTATCTGCAGAGCTCACCCGACTTCTGCATGAAGAACGAGAAGGTGGGCTCCCATGGAACGCAAGACAG gcaGTGCAATAAGACATCCCACGGCAGTGACAGCTGTGACCTCATGTGCTGCGGCCGCGGCTACAACCCTTACACGGACCGCGTCGTCGAGCGCTGCCACTGCAAGTACCACTGGTGCTGCTACGTCACATGCCGCCGCTGCGAGCGCACGGTGGAGCGCTACGTCTGCAAGTAA
- the WNT11 gene encoding protein Wnt-11 isoform X1, whose protein sequence is MRARPRVCEALLFALALQTGVCYGIKWLALSKTPAALALNQTQHCKQLEGLVSAQVQLCRSNLELMHTVVHAAREVMKACRRAFADMRWNCSSIELAPNYLLDLERGTRESAFVYALSAAAISHAIARACTSGDLPGCSCGPVPGEPPGPGNRWGGCADNLSYGLLMGAKFSDAPMKVKKTGSQANKLMRLHNSEVGRQALRASLEMKCKCHGVSGSCSIRTCWKGLQELRDVAADLKTRYLSATKVVHRPMGTRKHLVPKDLDIRPVKDSELVYLQSSPDFCMKNEKVGSHGTQDRNSPAVKYNREILSGDLQSTRTFERLGGIPRQCNKTSHGSDSCDLMCCGRGYNPYTDRVVERCHCKYHWCCYVTCRRCERTVERYVCK, encoded by the exons ATGAGGGCGCGGCCGCGGGTCTGCGAGGCGCTCCTCTTCGCCCTGGCGCTCCAGACCGGCGTATGCTACGGCATCAAGTGGCT GGCACTGTCCAAGACCCCGGCAGCCCTGGCGTTGAACCAGACGCAGCACTGCAAGCAGCTGGAGGGGCTGGTGTCTGCACAGGTGCAGCTCTGCCGTAGCAACCTGGAGCTCATGCACACCGTTGTGCACGCCGCCCGCGAGGTCATGAAGGCCTGCCGCAGGGCATTCGCCGACATGCGCTGGAACTGCTCCTCCATCGAGCTTGCCCCCAACTACCTGCTTGACCTGGAGAGAG GGACGCGGGAGTCAGCCTTCGTGTATGCGCTGTCGGCGGCCGCCATCAGCCACGCCATCGCCCGGGCCTGCACCTCCGGCGACCTGCCCGGCTGCTCCTGCGGCCCCGTCCCAGGTGAGCCACCCGGGCCCGGGAACCGCTGGGGAGGATGTGCGGACAACCTCAGCTACGGGCTCCTCATGGGGGCCAAGTTTTCCGATGCTCCTATGAAGGTGAAAAAAACAGGATCCCAAGCCAATAAACTGATGCGTCTACACAACAGTGAAGTGGGGAGACAG gctctgcgtgcctctctggaAATGAAGTGTAAGTGCCACGGGGTGTCTGGCTCCTGCTCTATCCGCACCTGCTGGAAGGGGCTGCAGGAGCTCCGGGATGTGGCCGCTGACCTCAAGACCCGCTACCTGTCGGCCACCAAGGTCGTGCACCGACCCATGGGCACCCGCAAGCACCTGGTGCCCAAGGACCTGGATATCAGGCCTGTGAAGGACTCAGAGCTTGTCTATCTGCAGAGCTCACCCGACTTCTGCATGAAGAACGAGAAGGTGGGCTCCCATGGAACGCAAGACAG GAACAGTCCTGCCGTCAAATACAATCGGGAAATTCTCTCTGGCGATCTGCAAAGCACGAGGACATTTGAAAGGCTTGGAGGAATCCCACG gcaGTGCAATAAGACATCCCACGGCAGTGACAGCTGTGACCTCATGTGCTGCGGCCGCGGCTACAACCCTTACACGGACCGCGTCGTCGAGCGCTGCCACTGCAAGTACCACTGGTGCTGCTACGTCACATGCCGCCGCTGCGAGCGCACGGTGGAGCGCTACGTCTGCAAGTAA